One genomic segment of Nitrospirota bacterium includes these proteins:
- a CDS encoding DUF58 domain-containing protein, with product MRFEKIREFFRWLYRYRSIRLTQDGTRFVLLTLAIGVAAINTGNNLLYLLLAMMLSLIVMSGILSEQCLRQLEIQRLLPREVFANRPATGGFSIANRKPRLPTFSLRVMDVVGSTAIDRGIHLLHLPPQAVTIQSYPLLISQRGLYRLDGVKLLTKFPFGLFLKAANLPLKDELVVYPEIRPLPESLVHDLTALGHEQSIPRRGPGVALYNLRGYQAGDESRAIHWKTSARQARLMVKETEAEDQRHVTLALPTAVPETEPARFEKAVALTASLMAFFHEQGYAISLILEAIAIPHDSGQAHLHRLFHALALCQPSPTLTSTALPDPWLTLGERTGQGDLTLLVLPWDDPRLARVKGQVNRVVTVSEAL from the coding sequence ATGCGCTTCGAAAAAATCCGCGAGTTCTTTCGCTGGCTCTATCGCTACCGGTCCATCCGCCTGACCCAAGACGGCACCAGGTTTGTCCTGCTGACGCTCGCCATCGGGGTCGCGGCCATCAACACCGGGAACAACCTGCTATACCTTCTGCTGGCGATGATGCTCAGCCTCATCGTCATGTCGGGGATCCTGTCGGAGCAATGTCTCCGGCAGTTGGAGATTCAGCGGCTCTTGCCCCGGGAGGTCTTCGCCAACCGGCCGGCCACCGGCGGGTTCTCGATCGCAAATCGGAAACCACGTCTGCCGACGTTCTCCCTGCGGGTGATGGACGTGGTCGGCTCGACCGCCATCGACCGGGGCATCCACCTACTCCACCTGCCGCCGCAAGCCGTGACCATCCAGTCCTATCCGCTCCTGATCTCCCAGCGGGGCCTCTACCGCCTCGATGGGGTCAAATTGCTCACCAAGTTTCCCTTCGGACTCTTTTTGAAAGCCGCGAATCTGCCCCTGAAAGATGAGCTAGTGGTGTACCCGGAAATCAGGCCGCTTCCGGAGAGCCTGGTCCATGACCTGACGGCATTGGGGCATGAACAGTCCATCCCTCGCCGCGGACCGGGTGTGGCCCTCTATAACCTCAGGGGATACCAGGCCGGGGACGAATCGCGCGCGATCCACTGGAAAACCTCGGCCCGTCAGGCCCGGCTGATGGTCAAGGAAACGGAAGCGGAGGATCAACGGCATGTCACGTTGGCCCTCCCCACCGCTGTGCCGGAAACGGAGCCTGCACGATTCGAAAAGGCGGTGGCGCTGACGGCGTCGCTCATGGCTTTTTTCCACGAACAGGGCTATGCGATCAGCCTCATCCTCGAAGCGATTGCGATCCCTCACGATTCCGGACAGGCGCATCTGCACCGGCTTTTCCACGCCCTGGCCCTCTGCCAGCCAAGCCCGACCCTGACGTCCACTGCGTTGCCGGACCCATGGCTGACGTTGGGCGAGCGGACCGGGCAAGGGGACCTGACCCTGCTGGTGCTGCCCTGGGACGATCCCCGATTGGCTCGCGTAAAGGGGCAGGTGAACCGCGTCGTAACGGTCTCCGAGGCGCTATGA